The sequence GAGCTGCAACGACGGGGCCTGTTCCGCACCGCCTACGACCCGCTGGAGAGCACCCTGCGGGAACGGTACTTCGGCCCCGGTAACCGCACCTACTCCGACCCGGCCCGTGCCGGGGCCATCCGGGAAGGCTGAGCAGATGGACCTGCGTGACACCGAAGAGCAGGCCGCCTTCCGCACCGAGCTACGGGCCTGGCTCGCCGTCCAGGTGCCCCGATTCGCCGTGGACGGCTCCGAAGCGCCGCAGGGCTGGACGAAGGCGCTGCACACCGCCGGCTACACCGGACTGACCTGGCCCACGCGTTACGGCGGACGCGGCCTGTCCCCCACCTACCAGGGCATCTACGCCGAGGAGAGTGCCCTCGCCGAGGCGCCGGACCACAGCAACGTCATCGGCCTCGGGATGGTCGGACCGACCATCGTCGAGCACGGCACGCCGCAGCAGCAGATCCGTTTCCTGGAACCCATCCTCTCCGGCGAGATGGTCTTCTGCCAAGGATTCTCCGAGCCCGACGCCGGCTCCGACCTCGCCGCCGTTCGCACCCGGGCGGTGGCCACCGCCGGCGGCTGGCAGGTCACCGGCGAGAAGGTCTGGTCGTCGTACGCCCACCAGGCCGACTGGTGTCTGCTGCTGGCCCGTACCCAACCGGGCTCCGAACGGCACCAGGGGCTGACCTGCCTGCTGGTCGACATGCGCTCGCCCGGCGTCCAGGTACTACCGCTGCGGCAGAACACCGGCGACAGCGACTTCAACCAGATCGTACTCACCGACGCGTTCGTGCCGGCCGACTGCGTCCTCGGCCCGGTCGGCGGGGGCTGGCGAATCGCGATGACCACACTCGCACACGAACGGGGCACGTTCGGCATCACGCTGACCGCCCGACTCAGCGTCGAGTTCGGCCGGCTGGTGCGGACCGTACGCGAACTCGGGCTCACCGACGATCCGGCGGTCCGTGCCGAGATCGCCGACCTGCACGTGCACCTTCAGGGACTGCGCTGGACCGGCTACCGGGCGATGAGCATGCTGAACCGCACCGGGAGGCCCGGGCCGGAGAGTTCGATTCTCAAACTGCACTGGTCGGTGACCAACCAGCGGCTGGCGGCGTTCGCGCTGCGGCTGCTGGGCCCGGCCGGCATCCTGGACAGCCCGGACAGCCCCGCCGCCGGCCACTGGCAGCACCTGCGGCTGCGCAGTCGGGCCAACTCCATCGAGGGCGGCACGTCGGAAATCCTGCGCGGCATCATCGCCGAGCGTGTCCTCGGCCTTCCCCGAACCCGGTGACCCTGCGGCGGAAAGGACTCTCGGATGGACTTCGCCCTCACCGACGAGCAGCGTGACCTGCAGATTGCTGCCGCGCGCTACCTCGCGGACCGGTACCCACCGGACCGGATCGCGGCGCTCGCCGACGCCGCCGTCGGGGATCCCGACGCCTGGCCGGAGCTGCGCCGGCAGGGCTGGTGCGACCCCGAGTTGGGCATGGTGGAGAAGGGGCTGTTGGCCCAGGAAAACGGCTACGCCCTGCACCCGACCGCGTGGTGGAGCACGGTGGGGCTGGCCCAACCCGTGTACCGCGCGGCCGGCGCCGCCATGCCACCCGGACCGCTCACTCTGGCCTGGCAGGACGAGGCCGGGACCGACGGCGGGTGCCGGGCGGCTCCCGCCCACGGCGGCGGTTGGCGACTGGCCGGCACCCGGTGTCTGGTCACCGACGTGGCCGAGGTGTCCGGTGTGCTGGTCGCCGCGGACACCCCCGACGGCCTCGCACTGTTCGCGGTAACGATGCCCGCCGAGGGCATGACCGTCACACCGCAGCCCACCCTCGACCGGCTGCGCCGCACCGCTCGGCTGCGATTCGCCGACACACCGGCCGAGCCGTTGGTGACCGCGGACACCGGGCGCCAGGTGCTGGCCGCCGCCCGCCGACACGGCGGCACCCTGCTGGCCTGCGAGGCGGTCGGGGTGGCCCGGCGGGCCCTGGACCTGGCCCGACGCCACGCCGAGCAGCGGGTGCAGTTCGGTCGCCCGATCGGTGCGTACCAGGCGGTGGCGCACCAACTCGCCGACAGCTACGTCGCGGTCGAGCTGGCCACCTCGTTGTCGCTGCGAGCTGCCTGGTTGGTCGGTGCCGCCGACCGCGGTGACGCCGACGAGGCGGAGGTGGGCCCGGCGTACGCCGAAGCCGTGGTCGCGGCCCGCGAGGCGGCGGTGCGGGCCTGCGAGGCCGCCCTCCAGGTCACCGGAGGGCTCGGCGCCACCTGGGAGTATCCGCTGCACTGGTGGTACCGCCGCGCGCTCTGGCTGGACTGCTTCGACCTTCCCACCGCCGCGCACCTCGCCACGCTCGCCAGTCAGGTGCTGGCCGCACCCGCCTGACCCACCGACAAGGAGCCGTGATGCTGACGAGACGACGCCCCAGGATCGACGTACCGGCCATCCTGCGGCTCATGGAGGTCGGCGACTACCTGCTGCCGTACACGATCCGGGCGGTCTGCCTGCTGAGGGTGGCCGACCACCTGACGCAGGGGCCGCGCCCGGTCGCCGAGCTGGCCCGGGACGTCGGGGCGGACGAGCCCGCGCTGACCAAGGCGCTGCGCTACCTGGCCACCCGCGACCTGTTCGCCGAGGTGGCTCCGGGGGAGTTCGGCTTGACCCCGATGGCCGACCTGCTGCGGGCTGACCACCCGTACTCCGCCCGGGACATCTTCCTCTCCCCCGTGGCGTGCACCCGGGCCATGGAGGGTCTCGACCACACGCTGCGCACCGGCGAGGGCGCGTTCGACGCCGTGCACGGCATCGGGATGTGGGAGCACTTCCGCGGCAACCCGACCGACGGCGCGGCCTTCGACAAGGTGATGAGTGGGGTCACCGGGATGGAACTACAGGCCATCCTGCGCGCCACGAACTGGTCGCGGTTCGGCACGGTCGTGGACGTCGGTGGTGGGAACGGCCGCTTCCTCGGCGACCTACTGGCCCGCTACCCGACGATGCGCGGGGTCCTGTTCGACCTGCCCACGGTGGTCGCGAACGCGCCCACGACGCTCGCCGGGGCCGGGGTGGCCGACCGCGTCCGGATCGTTCCCGGCAGCTTCCTCAGCGACGACATTCCGCCGGGCGGCGACGCGTACGTGCTCAAGCGGATCCTCTACAGCTGGCACGACGACGTCGCCACCGACGTACTCAGGCGCATCCGGGCCGCCATGGCCGACGACGGTCGGGTGTTCATCCTCGAAGCCGGCCGACCGTCCGAGGAGGAGACCAGCCCGTTGGCCCGCCGGATGGACATGCTGATGTTGACCCTGAGCGCCGGCGGCGCGCGCGGCCTCGACGAGCAGCGGGCCCTGCTGGCCGGTGCCGGTCTGGAGCTGGTCAGCGCCACGCCCACGGTGATGTTCCCGGTAATCGAGGCCCGTCCGGTATGACCCACCTACTGTCCTGGCTAGCAGAGCCGAGGTCCGATCGGGGCATCCGGTTCGCCCGCCCGGACGGCGGCTGGGACCGGTGGTCGTACGACGAGTTGGCCGGGCTGGCCCACGAGTACGCCGCCGGCCTCATCGCCCGCGGGGTTCGCCCGGGCGACGTGGTCACGGTGGTGCTGCCGAGCGGACCGGCGTTCGTCGGCGCCCTGTTCGGAACGCTGCTGGCCGGAGCGACGGCGGCACCGCTGGCACCGGCCGCTACCTTCGGCGACCCAAACCGGTACGCCGAACACATCACCTCCGCGCTGGCCGCGGCACGTCCCCGGCTGGTCGTGGTTGACGCCGCGGCCGGTACGGCGGTGACGCCGCTGGCCCGCCGGGCGGGGGTGCCCACAGTTGAGCCGGAGGATGTTCGCGCCGAGCCGCTGGGAGCGCACCGGCCCGCACCGGCCCGGTTGGCGCTGGTGCAGTTCACCTCTGGGACCACCGGCACCGTCCACGGTGTGCGGGTTCCGTATCCGGCGTTGGAGGACAACATCGGAGCGATCCGGCGCTGGTTGGAGATGACCCCGGAGGATGCCACCGCCTCCTGGCTTCCGGTGCACCACGACATGGGACTGGTCGGCTGTCTGCTGGCGCCGGTCGTCACGGGCGCCGACCTGTGGCTGCTGTCGCCGGCGGACTTCGTCCGGCAGCCCACCCGGTACCTGGCGTGCTTCGGCCGGCACGGCGCCCGGTTGTCCGCGATGCCGGGCTTCGGGCTGGCCCACGTGCTCCGCCGGGTACGCCCCGAGCAGCTGGCCGGGATGGACTTCCACCACTGGCGGGCGGTGATCGTCGGCGCCGAGCGGGTCCTGCCCGACGTACTGGACCGGTTCGCCGCGTTGCTCGCCCCGCAGGGTCTACGGCGGACCGCGCTCCTGCCGGCGTACGGCTTGGCCGAGGCGACGCTGGCGGTAACCGGGGTGCCGCTACGCACCGGCTGGCGCCAGTCGACAGGTCCGGAGGGGGTGCCGGTGGTCGGGTGTGGTGTGCCGTTGGCGGGTTCCCGGGTGACAATCGTCGACGACGACGGGCAGCGGACCGACGACGGTGTACCGGGTGAGATCGTGGTCGACGGAACAGGAGTCGCCGACGGCTACGTGGAGGCCGACGGAATCCGGGCGACGGCCTTCGCCGGCGGCACGCTTCGCACCGGCGACGCCGGCTTCGTTCGGGGCGGGGAACTATTCGTCCTGGGTCGGATGGGTGACAGCCTGAAGATCCGCGGTCGTGCTGTCTTCGCCGAGGACCTGGACGCCGTGCTCTGCGGGGCGCTCGCGGTGCCGCCCAGCCGGCTGGCCACCGTACTCGGGCTGCGAGCCGGTACGCCCACCGCGGTGGTGTATCTGGAACATCCGCGGCAGGAGTGGCTGCCCCGGATCCCCGCGCTGCTGCGCCCGCTGGTCGACGACGCGACGGTGGTCACGGTGCCGGTGCCCGCCGGTGGGGTGCCCCGAACCACCAGTGGCAAGCCGAAGCGCCGCCTGCTGTGGCACCGCCACAGCGCCGACGCACCGGTTCCACCGCGGCGGGAGTGGACGTCGGCCGGGGTCAGGCCCCGCCAGTAGGGCCGATCAGGGATGGCGGAGGCTGCGGCTGATGCCGGCCAGCACCTTGCCACGCTGCGGCACCAGATAGAAATGGTTGCCGTCGAAGACGGTGAGGTCGAAGGCGCTCTCGGTGTAGTCCGCCCAGGCCGCCACCTCGTTGACCGGAGCCTCGGGATCGGCGTCGCCGGCCAGGGCGGAGATCGGCGTCCGCAGTACTCCCTCGGAGGGACGGTAGCTCTCGATCAGCTGGTAGTCCGCCCGTAGCGTCGGCATCAGCGCCGACCGCAGCTGCGGGTTGTTCAGGGCCTCCCGATCGGTGCCGCCGAGCCGGCGCAGCTCCGCCCAGAGAACGTCGTCCGGGCCGAGGTGCTTGCTGCCCGGCCGGTGGTAGCACGGTGCGGGACGGCCGGAGACGAACAGGTGCGCCAGGGGCAACTCCAGCCGCCGCTCTAGCCGGTGGGCGACCTCGTAGGCCACCGCGGCGCCCATGCTGTGGCCGAACAGGGCAAGCGGCAGGTCACGGCGGGGGGCGAGCACCGCGGCGACCAGGTCGGCCAGGACGCCCATGGACACCACCGGAGGCTCGGCGATCCGGTCGAGCCGACCCGGGTACTGCACCGCGAGCAGCTCGATGTCGTCCGGAAGCTCCACCGGCCAGGCACGGTAGAACGGCGCGCTGCCGGTCGCGTGCGGGAAGCAGACCAACCGAATCCGCGCCGTTGGACGCGGCCGGTAGCAACGCAGCCACCGCCGGGCGGTCACGTCGACCGCGCCCATCAACTCACCGCCGCGTCGCCGGCGGCCGCGAGCGCCTTCAGGTCATCGACGCCGAGCATCCGGGGCGCGTCCGCCGTCAGCAAGTCAGGTGGGCCCAGGATCACCGTCAGCTCCTGCCAGAGCTGGCAGAGGGTGAGGTGGTACTGGCCCTGCCGCAGCGGGTCCTCACCGCACTCGACGGTGTCCCGTAGCACCCGCAGTGCCCGTCGTACGCCCTCCGGCCAGGTGGTGCCGAAGACAGTGTCGTAGTGCGGCACCTCGGTCGGGCCGAACACGGTCGCGCTGGGGGTGCTGGTGTCGCGCATCCCGGCGAAATGCGGGTCGGCGCCGATCCCCGCGACTTCCCGCGGGAAGTCGGGACGGGCCGTCCACACCGTCGGACCGTGGGTGCCGACCAGGGACAGATTGCCGGCTTCGGTGCCGATGGTGACCCGGTGCATGAGGTGCGCGTAGTTGTCCGGGTCGGCCGGATCCATCTGGTTCTGCACCCGGAGAGTGATCGGCACACCGGCCAGCACCCCGTCGAGGCTACGGAACGGCAGGTCCAGACCGGTCGCGCCGGTCACCGCCGCCGGTAGCGGGGGCAGATCGGTGAACCGCCAGGGCCGCACCCCACCGAGGGCCTGGCCAAGCAGGTCCAGCAGGGAGTACGCCAGCTGAAAGCCGCAGGCCGCGTCGATGTAGCGGGCCGGCTGTCGGCGTAGCAGTTCGCGGGCCGCGCCGAGGAACCGGCGTACCGGCGTGATGTGCCGGTAGAACGGGTTGAGTTGGTAGACCACCGCGTGCTTGCGGGCCTGCCGGAGGCAGCGGGCCAACTCGTCGTGGTGCAGCGGGTGCTCCTGGAGCACGTGGATGCCCCGGGCCATCAGCTCCATCGCCAGCTCGGAGCCCCGCCCGCCGAGCAGCCCTCCACGGATCACCACGCAGGCGATGTCGATGTCGTCCGGCAGCTGGTCGACGCCGGTGTACAGCGGCACCCCGTAGTGCTCGGCGCAGATCCGAGACCGGGTGCTGCCGCCGGCGAGGACACCAGCGAGCTGGAAACCCGGATCGGCCTGACGGAACGATTCCAGATAGACCTGACCAAACCGCGTGCCGCAGACGACCACACGGGTGGGGCGGTTCATATCGCGTCCTCCTCGTAGGCGGTGTCGGCGGCCTCAGCGACCACGGACGCCAGCGACACCGCGGGCGCCGTTGCCAACTCGGCGAAGGTGGCCGTCGGGTCGAGCGTCTCGGCGGCGTGGTGGGTTCCCGGAGGTACCGCGCCGGTGAGCACCGCCCGCGCCGTCAGCGCCGCCATCGTGCCGGTGAGTTCACTGGCACCGGTGCCGCACACCGCGGCGGTGCGACCGCCATCGGGACCGGCCAACGTGACCACCACGTTCTGGTAGGGACGGTGCCCAAACACGTCGAGTTCGGCGGCCCGGCAGAGCAGGTCGGCGGCTTCCCGGAGACCGGCGTTCCCCGGGCGTGGTGCGGTCCGCAGCGCAGCCAGCACCCGGTCCCCGGCGAAGACCGAGTACCAGTCGAGCCACCGCAGCCCCAGGGCGGAGGCCGCCCGGGCCGCCTCCGTACTGAGATACGGCTGACCGGTGACCCGTTCGGGGAAGAACGGCACGGTGATGTCACCGACCGGAGCCAGCGCGCCCGGCACCACCCGGTCGTCCCGCCACGCCGCTGACGGCCAGCCAAAGCTCCCGGTCG comes from Salinispora tropica CNB-440 and encodes:
- a CDS encoding acyl-CoA dehydrogenase family protein; this translates as MDLRDTEEQAAFRTELRAWLAVQVPRFAVDGSEAPQGWTKALHTAGYTGLTWPTRYGGRGLSPTYQGIYAEESALAEAPDHSNVIGLGMVGPTIVEHGTPQQQIRFLEPILSGEMVFCQGFSEPDAGSDLAAVRTRAVATAGGWQVTGEKVWSSYAHQADWCLLLARTQPGSERHQGLTCLLVDMRSPGVQVLPLRQNTGDSDFNQIVLTDAFVPADCVLGPVGGGWRIAMTTLAHERGTFGITLTARLSVEFGRLVRTVRELGLTDDPAVRAEIADLHVHLQGLRWTGYRAMSMLNRTGRPGPESSILKLHWSVTNQRLAAFALRLLGPAGILDSPDSPAAGHWQHLRLRSRANSIEGGTSEILRGIIAERVLGLPRTR
- a CDS encoding acyl-CoA dehydrogenase family protein encodes the protein MDFALTDEQRDLQIAAARYLADRYPPDRIAALADAAVGDPDAWPELRRQGWCDPELGMVEKGLLAQENGYALHPTAWWSTVGLAQPVYRAAGAAMPPGPLTLAWQDEAGTDGGCRAAPAHGGGWRLAGTRCLVTDVAEVSGVLVAADTPDGLALFAVTMPAEGMTVTPQPTLDRLRRTARLRFADTPAEPLVTADTGRQVLAAARRHGGTLLACEAVGVARRALDLARRHAEQRVQFGRPIGAYQAVAHQLADSYVAVELATSLSLRAAWLVGAADRGDADEAEVGPAYAEAVVAAREAAVRACEAALQVTGGLGATWEYPLHWWYRRALWLDCFDLPTAAHLATLASQVLAAPA
- a CDS encoding methyltransferase, with the translated sequence MLTRRRPRIDVPAILRLMEVGDYLLPYTIRAVCLLRVADHLTQGPRPVAELARDVGADEPALTKALRYLATRDLFAEVAPGEFGLTPMADLLRADHPYSARDIFLSPVACTRAMEGLDHTLRTGEGAFDAVHGIGMWEHFRGNPTDGAAFDKVMSGVTGMELQAILRATNWSRFGTVVDVGGGNGRFLGDLLARYPTMRGVLFDLPTVVANAPTTLAGAGVADRVRIVPGSFLSDDIPPGGDAYVLKRILYSWHDDVATDVLRRIRAAMADDGRVFILEAGRPSEEETSPLARRMDMLMLTLSAGGARGLDEQRALLAGAGLELVSATPTVMFPVIEARPV
- a CDS encoding AMP-binding protein, which gives rise to MTHLLSWLAEPRSDRGIRFARPDGGWDRWSYDELAGLAHEYAAGLIARGVRPGDVVTVVLPSGPAFVGALFGTLLAGATAAPLAPAATFGDPNRYAEHITSALAAARPRLVVVDAAAGTAVTPLARRAGVPTVEPEDVRAEPLGAHRPAPARLALVQFTSGTTGTVHGVRVPYPALEDNIGAIRRWLEMTPEDATASWLPVHHDMGLVGCLLAPVVTGADLWLLSPADFVRQPTRYLACFGRHGARLSAMPGFGLAHVLRRVRPEQLAGMDFHHWRAVIVGAERVLPDVLDRFAALLAPQGLRRTALLPAYGLAEATLAVTGVPLRTGWRQSTGPEGVPVVGCGVPLAGSRVTIVDDDGQRTDDGVPGEIVVDGTGVADGYVEADGIRATAFAGGTLRTGDAGFVRGGELFVLGRMGDSLKIRGRAVFAEDLDAVLCGALAVPPSRLATVLGLRAGTPTAVVYLEHPRQEWLPRIPALLRPLVDDATVVTVPVPAGGVPRTTSGKPKRRLLWHRHSADAPVPPRREWTSAGVRPRQ
- a CDS encoding thioesterase II family protein — encoded protein: MGAVDVTARRWLRCYRPRPTARIRLVCFPHATGSAPFYRAWPVELPDDIELLAVQYPGRLDRIAEPPVVSMGVLADLVAAVLAPRRDLPLALFGHSMGAAVAYEVAHRLERRLELPLAHLFVSGRPAPCYHRPGSKHLGPDDVLWAELRRLGGTDREALNNPQLRSALMPTLRADYQLIESYRPSEGVLRTPISALAGDADPEAPVNEVAAWADYTESAFDLTVFDGNHFYLVPQRGKVLAGISRSLRHP
- a CDS encoding Gfo/Idh/MocA family oxidoreductase, whose product is MNRPTRVVVCGTRFGQVYLESFRQADPGFQLAGVLAGGSTRSRICAEHYGVPLYTGVDQLPDDIDIACVVIRGGLLGGRGSELAMELMARGIHVLQEHPLHHDELARCLRQARKHAVVYQLNPFYRHITPVRRFLGAARELLRRQPARYIDAACGFQLAYSLLDLLGQALGGVRPWRFTDLPPLPAAVTGATGLDLPFRSLDGVLAGVPITLRVQNQMDPADPDNYAHLMHRVTIGTEAGNLSLVGTHGPTVWTARPDFPREVAGIGADPHFAGMRDTSTPSATVFGPTEVPHYDTVFGTTWPEGVRRALRVLRDTVECGEDPLRQGQYHLTLCQLWQELTVILGPPDLLTADAPRMLGVDDLKALAAAGDAAVS
- a CDS encoding saccharopine dehydrogenase NADP-binding domain-containing protein; translated protein: MTTVAVLGASGAVGRAALDLLRSWDVGPLRAGARRPVAVAGVESLAVDARDPAALARFCSDARVVLNCAGPATDLTDTVARAAVGAGADYVDAAGDDTLYDAVAHVLTTGDGTRVAVVSAGMMPGLTGLLPRLLAARLPQGDRLAGYIGGRDRFTRTAAFDYVAATGSFGWPSAAWRDDRVVPGALAPVGDITVPFFPERVTGQPYLSTEAARAASALGLRWLDWYSVFAGDRVLAALRTAPRPGNAGLREAADLLCRAAELDVFGHRPYQNVVVTLAGPDGGRTAAVCGTGASELTGTMAALTARAVLTGAVPPGTHHAAETLDPTATFAELATAPAVSLASVVAEAADTAYEEDAI